The following proteins are co-located in the Theropithecus gelada isolate Dixy chromosome 19, Tgel_1.0, whole genome shotgun sequence genome:
- the ZNF227 gene encoding zinc finger protein 227 isoform X3 — MVENFKNLVAVGHLPFQPDMVSQLEAEEKLWMMETETQRSSKHQNKVETLQKFALKYLSNQELSCWQIWKQVARELTRCLQGKSSQLLQGDSIQVSENENNIMNPKGIYIENQEFSFWRTQHSCRNIYLSESQIQSRGKQINVKNNLHIHEDFMKKSPFHEHIKTDTEPKPCKGNEYGKNISDGTNQKLPLGEKPHPCGECGRGFSYSPGFPLHQNVHTGEKCLSQSSHLQTLQRIHPGEKLNRCHESGDCFNKSSFHSYQSNHTGEKSYRCDSCGKGFSSSTGLIIHYRTHTGEKPYKCEECGKCFSQSSNFQCHQRVHTEEKPYKCEECGKGFGWSVNLRVHQRVHRGEKPYKCEECGKGFTQAAHFHIHQRVHTGEKPYKCDVCGKGFSHNSPLICHRRVHTGEKPYKCEACGKGFTRNTDLHIHFRVHTGEKPYKCKECGKGFSQASNLQVHQNVHTGEKRFKCETCGKGFSQSSKLQTHQRVHTGEKPYRCDVCGKDFSYSSNLKLHQVIHTGEKPYKCEECGKGFSWRSNLHAHQRVHSGEKPYKCEQCDKSFSQAIDFRVHQRVHTGEKPYKCGVCGKGFSQSSGLQSHQRVHTGEKPYKCDVCGKGFRYSSQFIYHQRGHTGEKPYKCEECGKGFGRSLNLRHHQRVHTGEKPHICEECGKAFSLPSNLRVHLGVHTREKLFKCEECGKGFSQSARLQAHQRVHTGEKPYKCDICDKDFRHRSRLTYHQKVHTGKKL; from the exons ATGGTGGAGAACTTCAAGAACCTGGTTGCAGTGG GGCATCTTCCCTTCCAACCAGATATGGTATCCCAATTGGAAGCAGAAGAAAAGCTTTGGATGATGGAAACAGAAACCCAAAGAA gcaGCAAGCATCAAAATAAGGTGGAGACGCTCCaaaaatttgcattaaaatacCTTTCAAATCAAGAGCTATCCTGCTGGCAAATCTGGAAACAGGTTGCAAGGGAATTAACCAGGTGTCTTCAGGGGAAGAGTTCCCAGTTACTACAAGGTGACTCTATTCAGGTTTCTGAAAATGAGAACAATATAATGAACCCTAAAGGGATTTATATTGAAAATCAAGAGTTTTCATTTTGGAGAACCCAGCATTCTTGCAGGAATATATATCTGAGTGAGTCACAGATTCAGAGTAGAGGTAAGCaaattaatgtgaaaaataaCCTGCATATACATGAAGACTTCATGAAAAAGTCACCATTTCATGAGCATATTAAAACTGACACAGAACCGAAACCCTGCAAAGGTAATGAATATGGCAAAAACATTAGTGATGGCACCAATCAGAAATTACCCTTAGGAGAGAAACCCCATCCATGTGGTGAGTGTGGAAGAGGCTTCAGTTATAGCCCAGGGTTTCCCCTTCATCAGAATGTTCACACAGGAGAAAAATGCCTCAGTCAAAGCTCACATCTGCAAACTCTTCAGAGAATTCACCCAGGAGAGAAACTCAATAGATGTCATGAATCTGGTGATTGCTTCAATAAGAGCTCTTTTCATTCTTACCAATCTAATCATACAGGAGAAAAGTCCTATAGATGCGACAGTTGCGGCAAAGGATTCAGTAGCAGCACGGGTCTTATCATTCATTACagaactcatactggagagaaaccctataaatgcGAGGAATGTGGTAAATGCTTCAGTCAAAGTTCAAATTTTCAGTGCCATCAGCGAGTCCACACTGAAGAAAAACCATACAAATGCGAAGAGTGTGGTAAGGGCTTCGGTTGGAGTGTTAATCTCCGTGTTCACCAGAGGGTCCACAGGGGtgagaaaccctataaatgtgaGGAGTGTGGTAAGGGCTTCactcaggctgcacattttcacATCCATCAGAGAGtgcacactggagagaaaccctacaaatgtgatgTGTGTGGTAAGGGCTTCAGCCACAATTCACCATTAATATGCCATCGGAGAgtccacacaggagagaaaccataTAAGTGTGAGGCGTGTGGGAAAGGCTTTACCCGTAATACAGATCTGCATATTCATTTCAGAGTTCACAcgggagagaaaccctataaatgtaagGAGTGTGGTAAGGGCTTCAGTCAGGCTTCAAATCTTCAAGTCCATCAAAATGTCCACACTGGGGAGAAACGATTCAAATGTGAAACGTGTGGGAAGGGCTTCAGTCAGTCCTCAAAGCTTCAAACCCATCAGAGagtccacactggagagaaaccatacagATGTGATGTGTGTGGTAAGGATTTCAGTTATAGTTCAAATCTTAAACTACACCAAGTAATTCACACCGGAGAAAAACCATATAAATGTGAGGAATGCGGGAAGGGCTTCAGTTGGAGATCAAATCTTCATGCGCATCAAAGAGTTCActcaggagagaaaccctataaatgtgaGCAGTGTGATAAGAGCTTCAGTCAGGCCATCGATTTCCGGGTACATCAGAGAgtccatactggagagaagccataCAAATGTGGTGTCTGTGGTAAGGGCTTCAGTCAGTCCTCTGGTCTTCAGTCCCATCAGAGAGTCCACACGGGGGAAAAGCCATACAAATGTGATGTGTGTGGAAAGGGCTTTAGATACAGTTCGCAGTTTATATACCATCAGAGAGGccacactggagaaaaaccttacaaatgtgaagagtGTGGGAAAGGCTTTGGTAGGAGCTTGAATCTTCGCCATCATCAGAGGGTCCACACGGGAGAGAAACCCCACATATGTGAGGAGTGTGGTAAGGCCTTCAGTCTCCCCTCAAATCTTCGAGTCCACTTGGGTGTTCACACCAGGGAAAAACTCTTTAAATGTGAAGAGTGTGGTAAAGGCTTCAGTCAGAGTGCACGTCTTCAAGCCCATCAGAGAGtccacactggagaaaaaccatacaaatgtGACATATGTGATAAGGACTTCCGTCACCGTTCACGTCTTACATATCATCAGAAAGTCCATACTGGCAAAAAGCTTTAG
- the ZNF227 gene encoding zinc finger protein 227 isoform X5 has product MVENFKNLVAVGSKHQNKVETLQKFALKYLSNQELSCWQIWKQVARELTRCLQGKSSQLLQGDSIQVSENENNIMNPKGIYIENQEFSFWRTQHSCRNIYLSESQIQSRGKQINVKNNLHIHEDFMKKSPFHEHIKTDTEPKPCKGNEYGKNISDGTNQKLPLGEKPHPCGECGRGFSYSPGFPLHQNVHTGEKCLSQSSHLQTLQRIHPGEKLNRCHESGDCFNKSSFHSYQSNHTGEKSYRCDSCGKGFSSSTGLIIHYRTHTGEKPYKCEECGKCFSQSSNFQCHQRVHTEEKPYKCEECGKGFGWSVNLRVHQRVHRGEKPYKCEECGKGFTQAAHFHIHQRVHTGEKPYKCDVCGKGFSHNSPLICHRRVHTGEKPYKCEACGKGFTRNTDLHIHFRVHTGEKPYKCKECGKGFSQASNLQVHQNVHTGEKRFKCETCGKGFSQSSKLQTHQRVHTGEKPYRCDVCGKDFSYSSNLKLHQVIHTGEKPYKCEECGKGFSWRSNLHAHQRVHSGEKPYKCEQCDKSFSQAIDFRVHQRVHTGEKPYKCGVCGKGFSQSSGLQSHQRVHTGEKPYKCDVCGKGFRYSSQFIYHQRGHTGEKPYKCEECGKGFGRSLNLRHHQRVHTGEKPHICEECGKAFSLPSNLRVHLGVHTREKLFKCEECGKGFSQSARLQAHQRVHTGEKPYKCDICDKDFRHRSRLTYHQKVHTGKKL; this is encoded by the exons ATGGTGGAGAACTTCAAGAACCTGGTTGCAGTGG gcaGCAAGCATCAAAATAAGGTGGAGACGCTCCaaaaatttgcattaaaatacCTTTCAAATCAAGAGCTATCCTGCTGGCAAATCTGGAAACAGGTTGCAAGGGAATTAACCAGGTGTCTTCAGGGGAAGAGTTCCCAGTTACTACAAGGTGACTCTATTCAGGTTTCTGAAAATGAGAACAATATAATGAACCCTAAAGGGATTTATATTGAAAATCAAGAGTTTTCATTTTGGAGAACCCAGCATTCTTGCAGGAATATATATCTGAGTGAGTCACAGATTCAGAGTAGAGGTAAGCaaattaatgtgaaaaataaCCTGCATATACATGAAGACTTCATGAAAAAGTCACCATTTCATGAGCATATTAAAACTGACACAGAACCGAAACCCTGCAAAGGTAATGAATATGGCAAAAACATTAGTGATGGCACCAATCAGAAATTACCCTTAGGAGAGAAACCCCATCCATGTGGTGAGTGTGGAAGAGGCTTCAGTTATAGCCCAGGGTTTCCCCTTCATCAGAATGTTCACACAGGAGAAAAATGCCTCAGTCAAAGCTCACATCTGCAAACTCTTCAGAGAATTCACCCAGGAGAGAAACTCAATAGATGTCATGAATCTGGTGATTGCTTCAATAAGAGCTCTTTTCATTCTTACCAATCTAATCATACAGGAGAAAAGTCCTATAGATGCGACAGTTGCGGCAAAGGATTCAGTAGCAGCACGGGTCTTATCATTCATTACagaactcatactggagagaaaccctataaatgcGAGGAATGTGGTAAATGCTTCAGTCAAAGTTCAAATTTTCAGTGCCATCAGCGAGTCCACACTGAAGAAAAACCATACAAATGCGAAGAGTGTGGTAAGGGCTTCGGTTGGAGTGTTAATCTCCGTGTTCACCAGAGGGTCCACAGGGGtgagaaaccctataaatgtgaGGAGTGTGGTAAGGGCTTCactcaggctgcacattttcacATCCATCAGAGAGtgcacactggagagaaaccctacaaatgtgatgTGTGTGGTAAGGGCTTCAGCCACAATTCACCATTAATATGCCATCGGAGAgtccacacaggagagaaaccataTAAGTGTGAGGCGTGTGGGAAAGGCTTTACCCGTAATACAGATCTGCATATTCATTTCAGAGTTCACAcgggagagaaaccctataaatgtaagGAGTGTGGTAAGGGCTTCAGTCAGGCTTCAAATCTTCAAGTCCATCAAAATGTCCACACTGGGGAGAAACGATTCAAATGTGAAACGTGTGGGAAGGGCTTCAGTCAGTCCTCAAAGCTTCAAACCCATCAGAGagtccacactggagagaaaccatacagATGTGATGTGTGTGGTAAGGATTTCAGTTATAGTTCAAATCTTAAACTACACCAAGTAATTCACACCGGAGAAAAACCATATAAATGTGAGGAATGCGGGAAGGGCTTCAGTTGGAGATCAAATCTTCATGCGCATCAAAGAGTTCActcaggagagaaaccctataaatgtgaGCAGTGTGATAAGAGCTTCAGTCAGGCCATCGATTTCCGGGTACATCAGAGAgtccatactggagagaagccataCAAATGTGGTGTCTGTGGTAAGGGCTTCAGTCAGTCCTCTGGTCTTCAGTCCCATCAGAGAGTCCACACGGGGGAAAAGCCATACAAATGTGATGTGTGTGGAAAGGGCTTTAGATACAGTTCGCAGTTTATATACCATCAGAGAGGccacactggagaaaaaccttacaaatgtgaagagtGTGGGAAAGGCTTTGGTAGGAGCTTGAATCTTCGCCATCATCAGAGGGTCCACACGGGAGAGAAACCCCACATATGTGAGGAGTGTGGTAAGGCCTTCAGTCTCCCCTCAAATCTTCGAGTCCACTTGGGTGTTCACACCAGGGAAAAACTCTTTAAATGTGAAGAGTGTGGTAAAGGCTTCAGTCAGAGTGCACGTCTTCAAGCCCATCAGAGAGtccacactggagaaaaaccatacaaatgtGACATATGTGATAAGGACTTCCGTCACCGTTCACGTCTTACATATCATCAGAAAGTCCATACTGGCAAAAAGCTTTAG
- the ZNF227 gene encoding zinc finger protein 227 isoform X2: MPSQDYDLPQKEQEKMTKFQEAVTFKDVAVVFSREELRLLDLTQRKLYRDVMVENFKNLVAVGSKHQNKVETLQKFALKYLSNQELSCWQIWKQVARELTRCLQGKSSQLLQGDSIQVSENENNIMNPKGIYIENQEFSFWRTQHSCRNIYLSESQIQSRGKQINVKNNLHIHEDFMKKSPFHEHIKTDTEPKPCKGNEYGKNISDGTNQKLPLGEKPHPCGECGRGFSYSPGFPLHQNVHTGEKCLSQSSHLQTLQRIHPGEKLNRCHESGDCFNKSSFHSYQSNHTGEKSYRCDSCGKGFSSSTGLIIHYRTHTGEKPYKCEECGKCFSQSSNFQCHQRVHTEEKPYKCEECGKGFGWSVNLRVHQRVHRGEKPYKCEECGKGFTQAAHFHIHQRVHTGEKPYKCDVCGKGFSHNSPLICHRRVHTGEKPYKCEACGKGFTRNTDLHIHFRVHTGEKPYKCKECGKGFSQASNLQVHQNVHTGEKRFKCETCGKGFSQSSKLQTHQRVHTGEKPYRCDVCGKDFSYSSNLKLHQVIHTGEKPYKCEECGKGFSWRSNLHAHQRVHSGEKPYKCEQCDKSFSQAIDFRVHQRVHTGEKPYKCGVCGKGFSQSSGLQSHQRVHTGEKPYKCDVCGKGFRYSSQFIYHQRGHTGEKPYKCEECGKGFGRSLNLRHHQRVHTGEKPHICEECGKAFSLPSNLRVHLGVHTREKLFKCEECGKGFSQSARLQAHQRVHTGEKPYKCDICDKDFRHRSRLTYHQKVHTGKKL; encoded by the exons GAGGCTGTGACATTCAAGGATGTGGCTGTAGTCTTCTCCAGGGAGGAACTGCGACTGCTGGATCTTACCCAGAGGAAGCTGTACCGAGATGTCATGGTGGAGAACTTCAAGAACCTGGTTGCAGTGG gcaGCAAGCATCAAAATAAGGTGGAGACGCTCCaaaaatttgcattaaaatacCTTTCAAATCAAGAGCTATCCTGCTGGCAAATCTGGAAACAGGTTGCAAGGGAATTAACCAGGTGTCTTCAGGGGAAGAGTTCCCAGTTACTACAAGGTGACTCTATTCAGGTTTCTGAAAATGAGAACAATATAATGAACCCTAAAGGGATTTATATTGAAAATCAAGAGTTTTCATTTTGGAGAACCCAGCATTCTTGCAGGAATATATATCTGAGTGAGTCACAGATTCAGAGTAGAGGTAAGCaaattaatgtgaaaaataaCCTGCATATACATGAAGACTTCATGAAAAAGTCACCATTTCATGAGCATATTAAAACTGACACAGAACCGAAACCCTGCAAAGGTAATGAATATGGCAAAAACATTAGTGATGGCACCAATCAGAAATTACCCTTAGGAGAGAAACCCCATCCATGTGGTGAGTGTGGAAGAGGCTTCAGTTATAGCCCAGGGTTTCCCCTTCATCAGAATGTTCACACAGGAGAAAAATGCCTCAGTCAAAGCTCACATCTGCAAACTCTTCAGAGAATTCACCCAGGAGAGAAACTCAATAGATGTCATGAATCTGGTGATTGCTTCAATAAGAGCTCTTTTCATTCTTACCAATCTAATCATACAGGAGAAAAGTCCTATAGATGCGACAGTTGCGGCAAAGGATTCAGTAGCAGCACGGGTCTTATCATTCATTACagaactcatactggagagaaaccctataaatgcGAGGAATGTGGTAAATGCTTCAGTCAAAGTTCAAATTTTCAGTGCCATCAGCGAGTCCACACTGAAGAAAAACCATACAAATGCGAAGAGTGTGGTAAGGGCTTCGGTTGGAGTGTTAATCTCCGTGTTCACCAGAGGGTCCACAGGGGtgagaaaccctataaatgtgaGGAGTGTGGTAAGGGCTTCactcaggctgcacattttcacATCCATCAGAGAGtgcacactggagagaaaccctacaaatgtgatgTGTGTGGTAAGGGCTTCAGCCACAATTCACCATTAATATGCCATCGGAGAgtccacacaggagagaaaccataTAAGTGTGAGGCGTGTGGGAAAGGCTTTACCCGTAATACAGATCTGCATATTCATTTCAGAGTTCACAcgggagagaaaccctataaatgtaagGAGTGTGGTAAGGGCTTCAGTCAGGCTTCAAATCTTCAAGTCCATCAAAATGTCCACACTGGGGAGAAACGATTCAAATGTGAAACGTGTGGGAAGGGCTTCAGTCAGTCCTCAAAGCTTCAAACCCATCAGAGagtccacactggagagaaaccatacagATGTGATGTGTGTGGTAAGGATTTCAGTTATAGTTCAAATCTTAAACTACACCAAGTAATTCACACCGGAGAAAAACCATATAAATGTGAGGAATGCGGGAAGGGCTTCAGTTGGAGATCAAATCTTCATGCGCATCAAAGAGTTCActcaggagagaaaccctataaatgtgaGCAGTGTGATAAGAGCTTCAGTCAGGCCATCGATTTCCGGGTACATCAGAGAgtccatactggagagaagccataCAAATGTGGTGTCTGTGGTAAGGGCTTCAGTCAGTCCTCTGGTCTTCAGTCCCATCAGAGAGTCCACACGGGGGAAAAGCCATACAAATGTGATGTGTGTGGAAAGGGCTTTAGATACAGTTCGCAGTTTATATACCATCAGAGAGGccacactggagaaaaaccttacaaatgtgaagagtGTGGGAAAGGCTTTGGTAGGAGCTTGAATCTTCGCCATCATCAGAGGGTCCACACGGGAGAGAAACCCCACATATGTGAGGAGTGTGGTAAGGCCTTCAGTCTCCCCTCAAATCTTCGAGTCCACTTGGGTGTTCACACCAGGGAAAAACTCTTTAAATGTGAAGAGTGTGGTAAAGGCTTCAGTCAGAGTGCACGTCTTCAAGCCCATCAGAGAGtccacactggagaaaaaccatacaaatgtGACATATGTGATAAGGACTTCCGTCACCGTTCACGTCTTACATATCATCAGAAAGTCCATACTGGCAAAAAGCTTTAG
- the ZNF227 gene encoding zinc finger protein 227 isoform X1, with amino-acid sequence MPSQDYDLPQKEQEKMTKFQEAVTFKDVAVVFSREELRLLDLTQRKLYRDVMVENFKNLVAVGHLPFQPDMVSQLEAEEKLWMMETETQRSSKHQNKVETLQKFALKYLSNQELSCWQIWKQVARELTRCLQGKSSQLLQGDSIQVSENENNIMNPKGIYIENQEFSFWRTQHSCRNIYLSESQIQSRGKQINVKNNLHIHEDFMKKSPFHEHIKTDTEPKPCKGNEYGKNISDGTNQKLPLGEKPHPCGECGRGFSYSPGFPLHQNVHTGEKCLSQSSHLQTLQRIHPGEKLNRCHESGDCFNKSSFHSYQSNHTGEKSYRCDSCGKGFSSSTGLIIHYRTHTGEKPYKCEECGKCFSQSSNFQCHQRVHTEEKPYKCEECGKGFGWSVNLRVHQRVHRGEKPYKCEECGKGFTQAAHFHIHQRVHTGEKPYKCDVCGKGFSHNSPLICHRRVHTGEKPYKCEACGKGFTRNTDLHIHFRVHTGEKPYKCKECGKGFSQASNLQVHQNVHTGEKRFKCETCGKGFSQSSKLQTHQRVHTGEKPYRCDVCGKDFSYSSNLKLHQVIHTGEKPYKCEECGKGFSWRSNLHAHQRVHSGEKPYKCEQCDKSFSQAIDFRVHQRVHTGEKPYKCGVCGKGFSQSSGLQSHQRVHTGEKPYKCDVCGKGFRYSSQFIYHQRGHTGEKPYKCEECGKGFGRSLNLRHHQRVHTGEKPHICEECGKAFSLPSNLRVHLGVHTREKLFKCEECGKGFSQSARLQAHQRVHTGEKPYKCDICDKDFRHRSRLTYHQKVHTGKKL; translated from the exons GAGGCTGTGACATTCAAGGATGTGGCTGTAGTCTTCTCCAGGGAGGAACTGCGACTGCTGGATCTTACCCAGAGGAAGCTGTACCGAGATGTCATGGTGGAGAACTTCAAGAACCTGGTTGCAGTGG GGCATCTTCCCTTCCAACCAGATATGGTATCCCAATTGGAAGCAGAAGAAAAGCTTTGGATGATGGAAACAGAAACCCAAAGAA gcaGCAAGCATCAAAATAAGGTGGAGACGCTCCaaaaatttgcattaaaatacCTTTCAAATCAAGAGCTATCCTGCTGGCAAATCTGGAAACAGGTTGCAAGGGAATTAACCAGGTGTCTTCAGGGGAAGAGTTCCCAGTTACTACAAGGTGACTCTATTCAGGTTTCTGAAAATGAGAACAATATAATGAACCCTAAAGGGATTTATATTGAAAATCAAGAGTTTTCATTTTGGAGAACCCAGCATTCTTGCAGGAATATATATCTGAGTGAGTCACAGATTCAGAGTAGAGGTAAGCaaattaatgtgaaaaataaCCTGCATATACATGAAGACTTCATGAAAAAGTCACCATTTCATGAGCATATTAAAACTGACACAGAACCGAAACCCTGCAAAGGTAATGAATATGGCAAAAACATTAGTGATGGCACCAATCAGAAATTACCCTTAGGAGAGAAACCCCATCCATGTGGTGAGTGTGGAAGAGGCTTCAGTTATAGCCCAGGGTTTCCCCTTCATCAGAATGTTCACACAGGAGAAAAATGCCTCAGTCAAAGCTCACATCTGCAAACTCTTCAGAGAATTCACCCAGGAGAGAAACTCAATAGATGTCATGAATCTGGTGATTGCTTCAATAAGAGCTCTTTTCATTCTTACCAATCTAATCATACAGGAGAAAAGTCCTATAGATGCGACAGTTGCGGCAAAGGATTCAGTAGCAGCACGGGTCTTATCATTCATTACagaactcatactggagagaaaccctataaatgcGAGGAATGTGGTAAATGCTTCAGTCAAAGTTCAAATTTTCAGTGCCATCAGCGAGTCCACACTGAAGAAAAACCATACAAATGCGAAGAGTGTGGTAAGGGCTTCGGTTGGAGTGTTAATCTCCGTGTTCACCAGAGGGTCCACAGGGGtgagaaaccctataaatgtgaGGAGTGTGGTAAGGGCTTCactcaggctgcacattttcacATCCATCAGAGAGtgcacactggagagaaaccctacaaatgtgatgTGTGTGGTAAGGGCTTCAGCCACAATTCACCATTAATATGCCATCGGAGAgtccacacaggagagaaaccataTAAGTGTGAGGCGTGTGGGAAAGGCTTTACCCGTAATACAGATCTGCATATTCATTTCAGAGTTCACAcgggagagaaaccctataaatgtaagGAGTGTGGTAAGGGCTTCAGTCAGGCTTCAAATCTTCAAGTCCATCAAAATGTCCACACTGGGGAGAAACGATTCAAATGTGAAACGTGTGGGAAGGGCTTCAGTCAGTCCTCAAAGCTTCAAACCCATCAGAGagtccacactggagagaaaccatacagATGTGATGTGTGTGGTAAGGATTTCAGTTATAGTTCAAATCTTAAACTACACCAAGTAATTCACACCGGAGAAAAACCATATAAATGTGAGGAATGCGGGAAGGGCTTCAGTTGGAGATCAAATCTTCATGCGCATCAAAGAGTTCActcaggagagaaaccctataaatgtgaGCAGTGTGATAAGAGCTTCAGTCAGGCCATCGATTTCCGGGTACATCAGAGAgtccatactggagagaagccataCAAATGTGGTGTCTGTGGTAAGGGCTTCAGTCAGTCCTCTGGTCTTCAGTCCCATCAGAGAGTCCACACGGGGGAAAAGCCATACAAATGTGATGTGTGTGGAAAGGGCTTTAGATACAGTTCGCAGTTTATATACCATCAGAGAGGccacactggagaaaaaccttacaaatgtgaagagtGTGGGAAAGGCTTTGGTAGGAGCTTGAATCTTCGCCATCATCAGAGGGTCCACACGGGAGAGAAACCCCACATATGTGAGGAGTGTGGTAAGGCCTTCAGTCTCCCCTCAAATCTTCGAGTCCACTTGGGTGTTCACACCAGGGAAAAACTCTTTAAATGTGAAGAGTGTGGTAAAGGCTTCAGTCAGAGTGCACGTCTTCAAGCCCATCAGAGAGtccacactggagaaaaaccatacaaatgtGACATATGTGATAAGGACTTCCGTCACCGTTCACGTCTTACATATCATCAGAAAGTCCATACTGGCAAAAAGCTTTAG